The following proteins are co-located in the Streptomyces bottropensis ATCC 25435 genome:
- the rox gene encoding rifampin monooxygenase, with protein MNSPQFTTEPSPNGTAEHDRTGGDAPGLRASASGAGRAPFVYDVIIAGCGPTGAMLAAELRLHDVRVLVLERETEPVSFVRIVGLHIRSLELMAMRGLLDRIRRHGRQRPAAGFFAGIDKPAPQGLDSAHAYLLGIPQPVIVQLLEEHATQLGARVRHGCEVVDLEQDEEGVTVELSDGEQLRSRYLVGCDGGRSAVRKLLGVGFPGEASRTETLMGEMEVSVPQEEIAAKVTEIGKTDKRLWLRPFGAGAYSVVVPAAGVGDRAEPPTLEDFRQQLRAIAGTDFGVHSPRWLSRFGDATRLAERYRVGRVLLAGDAAHIHPPTGGQGLNLGVQDAVNLGWKLAAQIRGWAPETLLDTYHAERHPVAEDVLDNTRAQMELHSTEPGPQALRRLLTELMDFDEVNRRLIEKITAIGIRYDFGEGPDLLGRRLRDIDVKQGRLYGLLHRGRGLLLDRTDRLTVGGWSDRVDLLADPTAALDVPCVLLRPDGHVAWVGDRRQDLDDHLSRWFGRPAE; from the coding sequence ATGAACTCTCCGCAGTTCACCACCGAGCCGTCGCCGAACGGTACGGCCGAGCACGACCGCACCGGGGGCGACGCCCCCGGACTCCGAGCGTCGGCCTCAGGCGCCGGTCGCGCGCCCTTCGTGTACGACGTGATCATCGCCGGGTGCGGGCCGACCGGCGCGATGCTGGCCGCCGAACTGCGGCTGCACGATGTGCGGGTCCTCGTTCTGGAGAGGGAAACCGAACCCGTTTCGTTCGTCCGCATCGTCGGTCTGCACATCCGCAGCCTTGAGCTGATGGCCATGCGCGGCCTGCTGGACCGCATTCGTCGGCACGGGCGACAGCGCCCGGCCGCCGGATTCTTCGCCGGCATCGACAAACCGGCGCCTCAGGGTCTGGATTCCGCGCATGCCTATCTGCTGGGCATCCCGCAGCCGGTCATCGTTCAGCTGCTCGAAGAGCACGCGACCCAGCTGGGTGCGCGCGTCCGGCACGGTTGTGAGGTGGTCGATCTTGAGCAGGACGAGGAGGGTGTGACCGTCGAGCTGTCCGACGGCGAACAGCTTCGCTCACGCTATCTCGTGGGCTGCGACGGCGGCCGCAGTGCGGTGCGCAAACTGCTCGGCGTCGGCTTCCCCGGTGAGGCCTCTCGGACCGAGACGCTGATGGGCGAGATGGAAGTGAGTGTGCCGCAGGAGGAGATCGCCGCCAAGGTGACCGAGATCGGCAAGACCGACAAGCGCTTGTGGCTCAGGCCCTTCGGCGCAGGGGCATACAGCGTCGTAGTCCCGGCCGCGGGGGTCGGCGACCGTGCGGAACCGCCCACCCTTGAGGACTTCAGACAACAGCTGCGCGCCATCGCCGGAACCGACTTCGGTGTGCACTCCCCGCGCTGGCTGTCCCGCTTCGGGGACGCCACCCGGCTGGCCGAGCGTTATCGGGTCGGGCGGGTGCTGTTGGCCGGCGACGCGGCGCACATCCATCCGCCCACCGGAGGTCAGGGCCTCAACCTGGGCGTTCAGGACGCGGTCAACCTCGGCTGGAAGCTGGCCGCACAGATCCGCGGCTGGGCACCGGAAACACTGCTGGACACCTACCACGCCGAACGCCATCCGGTCGCCGAGGACGTGCTGGACAACACCCGCGCCCAGATGGAACTGCACTCCACCGAACCGGGCCCACAGGCCCTGCGCAGACTGCTCACCGAACTGATGGACTTCGACGAGGTGAACCGCCGTCTGATCGAGAAGATCACCGCGATCGGGATCCGCTACGACTTCGGCGAAGGCCCCGATCTGCTCGGCCGCCGCCTGCGTGACATCGACGTGAAGCAGGGCCGCCTCTACGGTCTGCTGCATCGCGGCCGGGGCCTGCTGCTGGACCGCACCGACCGTCTGACTGTCGGCGGCTGGTCGGACAGGGTCGATCTCCTCGCGGATCCCACCGCGGCACTGGATGTGCCGTGCGTCCTGCTGCGTCCCGACGGCCATGTCGCCTGGGTCGGCGACCGCCGGCAGGACCTGGACGATCACCTCTCCCGCTGGTTCGGCAGGCCCGCCGAGTAG
- a CDS encoding AMP-binding protein, protein MTFSPSGHVDTFARDHLPGPGQWPVLEFTTDLLRYPERLNAAVELIDRPAAAFGPDRPALRTPAGEVWSYGELRRRAAQVAQVLTEDLGLVPGNRVLLRSPNTPWAVAAWLGVLRAGGIAVATMAALRARELAPIVAKTRPAVALVDHHFLDDVFAVRDTIAPKLVVVPYGGDAADDLSNRAARKSGRFAAVDTAADDVALFGPTSGTTGVPKITTHFHRDILSIDNTFGKNTLRLRSDDLVACTAPLAFTFGLGMLVVFALRAGACAFLTEPVPPPRLADLVAEHGVTVLATAPTAYKQIVTAGKVTRLAGLRRAISAGEHIPQGLWEELRDRLGIKVIDGIGATEMLHIFISADGDDIRPGATGRPVPGYRAAILGPDGEELGPGAEGLLGVIGPVGCRYLDDERQAGYVVNGWNVTGDTFLRDEDGYFWYRARNDSLIVSSGYNIAGPEVEAAIDTHPDVVEAAVVGAPDAERGAIVCAFVVLREGVVGDAVRAKDIQDHVKQQIAPYKYPREVRFVEALPRNPSGKLQHFKLRRLLEEQA, encoded by the coding sequence ATGACCTTCTCACCCTCGGGACACGTCGACACCTTCGCCCGTGACCACCTCCCCGGACCCGGGCAGTGGCCGGTGCTGGAGTTCACGACCGACCTGCTCCGGTACCCCGAACGCCTCAACGCTGCCGTCGAGTTGATCGACCGTCCGGCCGCCGCCTTCGGGCCCGACCGGCCCGCGCTGCGTACACCCGCGGGTGAGGTGTGGAGCTACGGCGAGTTGCGGCGGCGGGCCGCCCAGGTCGCCCAGGTACTCACCGAGGATCTCGGTCTGGTGCCCGGCAACCGGGTGCTGCTGCGCTCCCCCAACACCCCTTGGGCCGTCGCCGCCTGGCTGGGCGTGCTCAGAGCGGGCGGGATAGCCGTCGCCACCATGGCCGCGCTGCGGGCCCGCGAGCTGGCGCCGATCGTGGCGAAGACGCGGCCGGCCGTCGCGCTGGTCGACCACCACTTCCTCGACGACGTGTTCGCGGTGCGGGACACGATCGCGCCGAAGCTGGTCGTCGTGCCGTACGGCGGCGACGCGGCCGACGACCTGAGCAACCGGGCCGCGCGGAAGTCGGGGCGATTCGCGGCGGTCGACACCGCCGCGGACGACGTCGCGCTGTTCGGGCCGACCTCGGGCACCACCGGCGTCCCGAAGATCACCACCCATTTCCACCGCGACATCCTGTCGATCGACAACACCTTCGGCAAGAACACGCTCCGGCTGCGATCCGACGACCTGGTGGCGTGCACCGCACCGCTCGCCTTCACCTTCGGCCTCGGCATGCTGGTCGTGTTCGCCCTGCGGGCGGGTGCCTGCGCCTTCCTCACCGAGCCCGTGCCGCCGCCGCGGCTCGCCGACCTCGTGGCCGAGCACGGGGTGACCGTCCTGGCCACCGCCCCGACCGCGTACAAGCAGATCGTCACGGCCGGGAAGGTGACACGGCTGGCCGGACTGCGCCGCGCGATCAGTGCGGGAGAGCACATCCCGCAGGGCCTGTGGGAGGAACTGCGCGACCGGCTCGGCATCAAGGTCATCGACGGGATCGGCGCCACCGAGATGCTGCACATCTTCATCTCGGCGGACGGCGACGACATCCGCCCCGGGGCGACCGGCAGACCCGTGCCGGGCTACCGCGCGGCGATCCTCGGACCGGACGGCGAGGAGCTGGGCCCGGGTGCCGAGGGCCTGCTCGGGGTGATCGGCCCGGTGGGCTGCCGCTACCTCGACGACGAACGGCAGGCCGGTTACGTCGTCAACGGCTGGAACGTCACCGGCGACACCTTCCTCCGCGACGAGGACGGCTACTTCTGGTACCGGGCGCGCAACGACAGCCTGATCGTGTCGTCGGGCTACAACATCGCCGGACCCGAGGTCGAGGCCGCCATCGACACCCATCCGGACGTCGTCGAAGCGGCGGTCGTCGGCGCGCCCGACGCCGAACGCGGCGCGATCGTCTGCGCGTTCGTCGTGCTGCGCGAGGGAGTCGTCGGCGACGCCGTGCGGGCCAAGGACATCCAGGACCACGTCAAACAGCAGATCGCGCCATACAAGTACCCGCGCGAAGTGCGCTTCGTCGAAGCGCTGCCGCGCAATCCCAGCGGCAAACTGCAGCATTTCAAGCTCCGTCGGCTCCTGGAGGAGCAAGCATGA
- a CDS encoding TetR/AcrR family transcriptional regulator, which produces MSKPSARMRLADAAFALFDECGYEQTTVDDIAERAGVGRTTFFRHYRSKEGVIFPDHDRLLELIKDRLTTSSHRTALVSVSDAVRLVLLHYIDEGDLARRRYALTSKVPALRDREIASVARYQRLFREFIADWMGDPTESASLRAELMAASVVAAHNHVLRRWLRGESTDPVAEIDEAMREVLALFPAPSSPQDDGRGTTVVAFRTGHDLDALLPELRRLVEGEPGQ; this is translated from the coding sequence ATGAGCAAGCCATCTGCGCGGATGCGACTCGCGGATGCCGCGTTCGCCCTCTTCGACGAGTGCGGCTACGAGCAGACCACCGTGGACGACATCGCCGAGCGGGCCGGGGTGGGGCGCACGACGTTCTTCCGGCACTACCGGTCCAAGGAAGGGGTCATCTTCCCCGACCACGACCGGTTGCTGGAGCTGATCAAAGACCGGCTGACGACGTCGAGTCATCGCACCGCACTGGTCTCCGTGTCCGACGCGGTCCGCCTGGTGCTGCTGCACTACATCGACGAAGGCGATCTCGCCCGGCGACGGTACGCGCTGACCAGCAAAGTTCCTGCCCTGCGCGACCGGGAGATCGCCAGCGTGGCGCGATACCAACGGCTGTTCCGTGAGTTCATCGCGGACTGGATGGGTGACCCGACGGAGTCGGCGTCGCTGCGCGCCGAACTCATGGCGGCATCCGTCGTCGCGGCCCACAACCATGTGCTCCGCCGATGGCTGCGCGGCGAGTCGACCGATCCGGTCGCGGAGATCGACGAAGCCATGCGCGAGGTCCTCGCGCTCTTCCCGGCACCCAGTTCCCCGCAGGACGACGGGCGCGGTACCACCGTCGTCGCGTTCCGGACCGGTCACGACCTCGACGCCCTGCTCCCCGAACTGCGGCGTCTCGTCGAGGGAGAACCCGGGCAGTGA
- a CDS encoding cytochrome P450, whose amino-acid sequence MDGYAPADGATGHGPVDGSPGTRDPLGLLDLFGEPFVRDPYPWLDLLRSEDPVHHDPVTGLWLVSRHHDVRRVLLDPDVFLPDNAQHTVTPLPVAVLRVLARGGFALPPALANNGTPSHPGLRRVVTRFFHANRVADAVPVIERIADELLDEVRSRIDATGSCDLFTSFAQVLPCRVLMELLGIRGVEPSTLIRWSDASLELFWGRPTRERQLELASLVVDFHQWLTATVRGGTASADSFIGALARHRLPDGRPLDVETAVGVCFFVFIAGQSTTGQLITTVLRRALAESGMWSRVPGEAGLAEAWVEEVLRREPPVTTWRRVTARPTQLNGVDLPAGAQLLVMLLGSGSDPEVFPSPERMCPHRENVRHHLAFGVGRHRCPGASLARTEAAVALRAAARGLPDARPAVRAGEPPMLGLLSFRAPLEMVVG is encoded by the coding sequence ATGGACGGATACGCGCCCGCGGACGGAGCGACAGGGCACGGCCCGGTTGACGGTTCGCCCGGCACCCGTGACCCGCTCGGCCTGCTCGACCTGTTCGGCGAGCCCTTCGTCCGCGATCCCTATCCCTGGCTGGACCTGCTGCGGTCCGAGGATCCCGTGCACCACGACCCGGTGACAGGGCTCTGGTTGGTCAGCCGCCACCACGACGTGCGCCGAGTACTGCTGGACCCGGACGTCTTTCTTCCCGACAACGCCCAGCACACCGTCACTCCCCTGCCCGTCGCCGTGCTGCGGGTCCTCGCCCGTGGCGGCTTCGCCCTTCCGCCCGCGCTCGCCAACAACGGCACCCCGTCCCACCCCGGGCTGCGTCGCGTGGTCACCCGGTTCTTCCACGCGAACCGTGTCGCGGACGCCGTACCGGTGATCGAGCGCATCGCCGACGAACTGCTCGACGAGGTGCGGTCGCGGATCGACGCGACGGGCAGCTGCGATCTGTTCACCTCGTTCGCCCAGGTCCTCCCCTGCCGGGTGCTGATGGAACTGCTTGGCATACGGGGCGTCGAACCGTCCACCCTGATCCGCTGGAGCGACGCGTCGCTGGAGTTGTTCTGGGGCAGGCCCACGAGGGAACGGCAACTGGAACTGGCGAGCCTCGTCGTGGACTTCCACCAGTGGCTCACCGCGACCGTGCGCGGCGGCACCGCCTCGGCCGACTCGTTCATCGGGGCGCTCGCCCGTCACCGGCTGCCCGATGGCAGGCCGTTGGACGTGGAGACCGCGGTCGGCGTGTGTTTCTTCGTCTTCATCGCCGGCCAGTCCACGACCGGGCAGCTCATCACCACCGTACTGCGACGCGCGTTGGCCGAGTCCGGTATGTGGTCGCGTGTGCCCGGGGAGGCGGGCCTGGCCGAGGCATGGGTGGAGGAGGTCCTGCGACGTGAGCCGCCCGTGACCACCTGGCGCCGGGTGACGGCTCGGCCCACCCAACTGAACGGGGTGGACCTGCCGGCGGGCGCACAGTTGCTGGTGATGCTCCTGGGCAGCGGATCCGATCCGGAGGTCTTCCCGTCCCCGGAACGCATGTGCCCGCACCGGGAGAACGTCCGCCACCATCTGGCGTTCGGCGTCGGCCGTCACCGCTGCCCGGGCGCCTCGCTGGCACGCACGGAGGCAGCGGTCGCCCTGCGGGCCGCGGCCCGCGGGCTTCCGGATGCCCGACCGGCGGTCCGGGCCGGGGAACCGCCGATGCTCGGCCTGTTGTCGTTCCGAGCCCCCTTGGAGATGGTGGTCGGGTAA
- a CDS encoding 5'-nucleotidase, which translates to MAVYELENRLVVGVASSALFDLAEADAVFRDQGEEDYRGYQEEHLDDTLEKGAAFPFIRRLLSLNHLSPDDPLVEVIILSRNDPETGLRVMRSIQRHGLPISRAIFMQGRSPYRFMPALNMSLFLSANEDDVREAVALGLPAGRVLGPAVADEDDDQDLRIAFDFDGVLADDASEQVYQADGIEGFRSHETTNAATPHDPGPLRDFLAGVNRLQRREEERRADDADYRMRVHVSLVTARDAPAHERAVRSLQNWGVTVNGAFFLGGIDKSTIMEVLRPHIFFDDQVGHLTGTARSTPSVHVPFGKINEPDGSVPEQARR; encoded by the coding sequence GTGGCCGTCTACGAACTCGAGAACCGCCTGGTCGTCGGTGTCGCCTCCAGCGCACTGTTCGACCTGGCGGAGGCGGATGCCGTCTTCCGTGATCAGGGAGAGGAGGACTACCGCGGCTACCAGGAGGAGCACCTGGACGACACGCTGGAGAAAGGGGCCGCCTTCCCTTTCATCCGCAGGCTGCTGTCCCTGAACCACCTCTCACCGGACGACCCTCTGGTCGAGGTCATCATCCTGTCCCGCAACGATCCCGAGACCGGGCTGCGGGTCATGCGGTCGATCCAGCGCCACGGTCTGCCGATCAGCCGGGCCATCTTCATGCAGGGCCGCTCGCCCTACCGCTTCATGCCCGCGCTGAACATGTCCCTGTTCCTGTCAGCGAACGAGGACGACGTCCGCGAGGCCGTCGCGCTCGGTCTGCCCGCCGGCCGCGTGCTCGGCCCAGCCGTGGCCGACGAGGACGACGACCAGGACCTGCGGATCGCCTTCGACTTCGACGGAGTCCTCGCCGACGACGCTTCGGAACAGGTCTACCAGGCCGACGGCATCGAGGGCTTCCGCTCCCACGAGACGACGAACGCCGCCACACCGCACGACCCGGGCCCCCTGCGTGACTTCCTCGCAGGCGTCAACCGGCTCCAGCGGCGCGAGGAAGAACGGCGGGCGGACGACGCCGACTACAGGATGCGCGTCCACGTCTCCCTCGTCACCGCCCGCGACGCACCGGCTCACGAGCGCGCGGTGCGCAGCCTGCAGAACTGGGGCGTGACCGTCAACGGCGCCTTCTTCCTCGGCGGCATAGACAAGAGCACGATCATGGAGGTCCTCAGGCCCCACATCTTCTTCGACGACCAGGTCGGCCACCTGACCGGCACGGCCCGCAGCACGCCCAGCGTGCACGTCCCCTTCGGGAAGATCAACGAGCCGGACGGCTCGGTGCCCGAGCAAGCTCGACGATGA
- a CDS encoding acyl-CoA thioesterase codes for MTDTTSDIFTAAVTLTPAEAERFDLAFTAVTQPCPWPKAYGGDLVAAAAAAAMRSVDDGKTLHSMHSYFMRPADIGADVRYEVELLRDGRGYATRQVRGYQNGKPLYVCLANFAAGEPGGSYTCAVPDWLVTDLPDPEELPSSAECLAGRAGGTMTEVSQGYWSEGRGFDMRHVPGPVYLDIEGAREPHQAVWVKPFDALRPVDGLTDGQRDAAALAYVCDYTILEPVLRVLGLPWAQEGLVTASLDHAMWFHRAPRPGVTDGWLLYTQQAVAADGGRGLGSGRFFTPDGTHLATVVQEGMIRASEGRPA; via the coding sequence ATGACCGACACCACCTCAGACATCTTCACGGCCGCCGTCACCCTGACCCCGGCCGAGGCCGAGCGGTTCGACCTCGCCTTCACCGCGGTCACCCAGCCCTGCCCATGGCCCAAGGCGTACGGGGGTGACCTCGTCGCCGCAGCCGCCGCGGCGGCGATGAGGTCCGTCGACGACGGCAAGACGCTGCACTCCATGCACTCCTACTTCATGCGCCCCGCCGACATCGGCGCCGACGTGCGCTACGAGGTCGAGCTGCTGCGCGACGGCCGCGGGTACGCGACCCGGCAGGTGCGCGGCTATCAGAACGGCAAACCGCTCTACGTCTGCCTGGCCAATTTCGCGGCGGGCGAGCCCGGCGGCAGCTACACCTGCGCCGTCCCCGACTGGCTGGTCACGGACCTGCCCGACCCCGAGGAGCTGCCCAGCTCCGCGGAGTGCCTCGCGGGGCGAGCCGGTGGGACGATGACCGAGGTCTCCCAGGGCTACTGGTCGGAGGGCCGGGGCTTCGACATGCGTCATGTGCCGGGCCCGGTCTATCTCGACATCGAGGGTGCCCGGGAGCCGCACCAGGCGGTCTGGGTCAAGCCGTTCGACGCGCTCCGGCCGGTCGACGGGCTCACCGACGGCCAGCGCGACGCGGCTGCCCTCGCCTACGTCTGCGACTACACCATCCTGGAGCCCGTGCTGCGCGTCCTCGGCCTGCCCTGGGCCCAGGAGGGCCTGGTCACGGCGAGTCTCGACCACGCGATGTGGTTCCACCGCGCTCCGCGTCCGGGTGTGACGGACGGCTGGTTGCTCTACACCCAGCAGGCGGTCGCGGCGGACGGCGGACGCGGGCTGGGCTCCGGCCGGTTCTTCACCCCGGACGGCACCCACCTGGCGACGGTCGTCCAGGAGGGAATGATCCGTGCCTCCGAGGGGAGGCCGGCATGA
- a CDS encoding RidA family protein: protein MATHSAPVPINPASLPTPSGYSHGTLSGNTLHLGGQTALDRDMKIVPGGIVEQFRQAFANVLATLSEAGGIPQDLVSITLYLTDIPDYQAHGKEIGKAWRELAGPVYPAMAGIGTTALWQPEALIEIVGVAVIPDERLVRPATSGNAA from the coding sequence ATGGCGACCCACTCGGCCCCGGTCCCGATCAACCCCGCGTCCCTGCCCACACCCAGCGGCTACTCGCACGGGACGCTCAGCGGCAACACGCTCCACCTCGGCGGCCAGACCGCTCTCGACCGGGACATGAAGATCGTCCCCGGCGGCATCGTGGAACAGTTCCGGCAGGCTTTCGCCAACGTCCTCGCCACGCTGTCGGAAGCGGGCGGCATCCCGCAGGACCTGGTGAGCATCACGCTCTACCTGACCGACATCCCCGACTACCAGGCGCACGGGAAGGAGATCGGCAAGGCGTGGCGTGAGCTGGCCGGGCCGGTCTATCCCGCGATGGCCGGCATCGGCACGACGGCACTGTGGCAGCCGGAGGCGCTGATCGAGATCGTCGGCGTCGCGGTCATCCCGGACGAGCGACTGGTCCGGCCCGCAACCTCTGGAAACGCGGCCTGA
- a CDS encoding cupin domain-containing protein codes for MNPDPDQYVPGQHAPGQYAPGQPSPGQSAQGQFVLDGDNSMYATASGLVVPVVTRAGAEPGDTGQSAGATRISGVSIQHTPATRIWFGKVHNDGGYRSVPHHHGEAETGGYVLSGRARIYFGAKFEDYIDMSEGDWVFVPPFLPHVECNLDRNRPLTWMTTRTPENIVVNLPQVEDTDLRDWTDRP; via the coding sequence GTGAACCCCGATCCCGATCAGTACGTCCCAGGTCAGCACGCCCCCGGTCAATACGCCCCCGGTCAGCCCTCCCCGGGCCAGTCCGCCCAAGGCCAGTTCGTCCTGGACGGGGACAACTCGATGTACGCCACCGCGAGCGGCCTGGTCGTACCGGTCGTCACGCGGGCCGGTGCGGAGCCCGGGGACACCGGGCAGTCCGCCGGGGCCACCCGGATCTCGGGGGTCAGCATCCAGCACACCCCGGCGACCCGGATCTGGTTCGGCAAGGTCCACAACGACGGTGGCTACCGGTCCGTGCCCCACCACCACGGTGAGGCCGAGACCGGGGGCTACGTGCTCTCCGGCCGGGCGCGGATCTACTTCGGCGCGAAGTTCGAGGACTACATCGACATGTCGGAGGGCGACTGGGTCTTCGTGCCCCCGTTCCTGCCCCACGTCGAGTGCAATCTCGACCGCAACAGGCCGCTGACCTGGATGACGACCCGGACACCGGAGAACATCGTGGTCAATCTCCCCCAGGTCGAGGACACGGACCTGCGCGACTGGACGGACCGGCCCTGA
- a CDS encoding fumarylacetoacetate hydrolase family protein, with translation MRLSTVSHAAGISAAVLLGGTWRALPAADLSALLTATPPQRVADLAGEALVDAVPVLPLPAPAKVVCCGLNYADHIRETGRELPAYPTLFPKYADTLTGPDAEIVLPRGLQVDWEAELAVVVGATLRRADRETALAGIAGYTVANDMSVRDWQYRTLEWFQGKAWDASTPLGPVVVTPDEIDPTASLEVICRVNGEQVQRDNTKTLVFDAADLLAYISTFTVLRPGDLVLTGTPGGVGVARTPQRFLSDGDVVETEIAGIGTLRNTVRLTD, from the coding sequence ATGCGTCTTTCGACCGTCTCCCACGCGGCGGGCATCAGTGCCGCCGTCCTCCTTGGAGGCACCTGGCGAGCGCTCCCGGCCGCCGACCTGTCGGCCCTGCTGACGGCCACGCCACCCCAGCGGGTCGCGGACCTGGCCGGTGAGGCACTCGTCGATGCCGTACCGGTGCTGCCGCTCCCCGCTCCGGCCAAAGTGGTCTGTTGCGGGCTGAACTACGCCGATCACATCCGGGAGACGGGCCGGGAGCTGCCCGCGTACCCCACGCTCTTTCCCAAGTACGCCGACACCCTCACCGGTCCCGATGCCGAGATCGTGCTGCCGAGGGGCCTCCAGGTCGACTGGGAGGCCGAACTCGCCGTCGTGGTCGGTGCGACCCTGCGCCGGGCGGACCGGGAGACCGCGCTCGCCGGAATCGCCGGCTACACGGTGGCGAACGACATGTCCGTCCGCGACTGGCAGTACCGCACCCTGGAGTGGTTCCAGGGCAAGGCATGGGACGCGTCCACTCCCCTCGGTCCCGTGGTCGTGACGCCGGACGAGATCGACCCCACCGCGAGCCTGGAGGTGATCTGCCGGGTCAACGGCGAGCAGGTCCAGCGTGACAACACCAAGACGCTGGTGTTCGACGCCGCCGACCTGCTCGCGTACATCTCCACCTTCACCGTGCTGCGCCCCGGCGACCTCGTGCTCACCGGCACGCCCGGCGGCGTCGGGGTGGCCCGGACGCCCCAGCGTTTCCTCTCCGACGGAGACGTCGTGGAGACCGAGATCGCCGGCATCGGCACGCTGCGCAACACCGTGCGCCTCACCGACTGA
- a CDS encoding vWA domain-containing protein has product MSGSQNYINHVALVLDASSSMSHLSRKVVEVADQQIAYLARRSGELDQETRVTVYVFADKVECVIYDKDVLRMPSLKQLYRAGGMTALLAAALKSQGELAQTAQLYGDHSFLTFVLTDGQENASHRCPDVSARDPRDLVKAVSEMIATQQDNWTLAVLVPDQMGKREAMQCGFPKDNIAIWDATSTQGLEEAGQVIRQATENFMVGRTQGIRGSRAVFSTGAEAVNKDTIEAAGLTPVDPSQYQLIPVARDAAIRDWVVECGHAYRTGGAFYQLSKSEKVQARKQIAVLEKKTDRVYTGPEARALLGLPNTEVRVKPDHNDDFTIFVQSTSVNRKLVPNTRLLLML; this is encoded by the coding sequence ATGTCCGGAAGCCAGAACTACATCAATCACGTCGCTCTTGTGCTGGACGCCAGCTCGTCCATGTCGCACCTGAGCCGCAAGGTCGTGGAGGTCGCCGACCAGCAGATCGCCTACCTCGCCCGCCGGTCGGGGGAGTTGGACCAGGAAACCCGCGTCACGGTCTACGTCTTCGCGGACAAGGTCGAGTGCGTCATCTATGACAAGGACGTGCTGAGGATGCCGTCCTTGAAGCAGTTGTACCGGGCCGGTGGAATGACCGCCCTGCTGGCGGCCGCGCTGAAGTCGCAGGGGGAGCTGGCGCAGACGGCTCAACTGTACGGCGACCACAGCTTCCTGACGTTCGTACTGACCGACGGCCAGGAGAACGCGAGCCATCGCTGCCCGGATGTCTCTGCCAGGGATCCCCGCGACCTGGTCAAGGCGGTGTCCGAGATGATCGCGACACAGCAGGACAACTGGACGCTGGCCGTCCTGGTGCCGGACCAGATGGGCAAGCGCGAAGCCATGCAGTGCGGTTTCCCGAAGGACAACATCGCCATCTGGGACGCCACGAGCACCCAGGGGCTGGAGGAAGCCGGACAGGTCATCCGGCAGGCCACCGAGAACTTCATGGTCGGCCGTACCCAGGGCATCCGGGGATCGCGAGCGGTGTTCTCCACCGGTGCGGAGGCGGTCAACAAGGACACCATAGAGGCGGCCGGGCTCACCCCGGTGGACCCCTCGCAGTACCAGCTGATCCCGGTGGCCCGCGACGCGGCGATCCGGGACTGGGTCGTCGAGTGCGGGCACGCCTACCGCACCGGTGGTGCGTTCTACCAGCTGAGCAAGTCGGAGAAGGTCCAGGCGAGGAAGCAGATCGCGGTGCTGGAGAAGAAGACGGACCGGGTGTACACCGGGCCGGAGGCCCGAGCCCTGCTCGGCCTGCCGAACACGGAAGTCCGCGTCAAGCCGGACCACAACGACGACTTCACGATCTTCGTACAGAGCACCAGCGTGAACCGCAAGCTCGTACCGAACACGCGCCTGTTGCTGATGCTCTGA